Proteins encoded together in one Halalkaliarchaeum sp. AArc-CO window:
- a CDS encoding adenylate kinase, protein MSQRVLLLGAPGAGKGTQSKRLAEAYDLEHVTTGDALRANKDMETEHGTPREYMEAGELVPDPVVNEIVEAAIAETDGFVLDGYPRNLSQAEYLSDITELDVVVYLDVSEDELVRRLTGRRVDPETGDIYHVEFDIPDDEAVRERLEQRDDDTEDVVKERLRVYEENTEPVIEFYREQGELVEIDGEASPDEVFERLTELLE, encoded by the coding sequence TGCTCGGTGCCCCCGGTGCCGGCAAAGGAACCCAGAGCAAGCGGCTCGCCGAAGCGTACGACCTCGAACACGTCACGACGGGCGACGCGCTTCGGGCGAACAAGGACATGGAGACGGAACACGGAACGCCACGGGAGTATATGGAGGCCGGGGAGCTCGTTCCGGATCCCGTGGTAAACGAGATCGTCGAGGCCGCGATCGCGGAGACCGACGGCTTCGTTCTCGACGGCTATCCCCGCAATCTCTCGCAGGCGGAGTACCTCTCGGACATCACGGAGCTAGACGTCGTCGTCTACCTCGACGTAAGCGAGGACGAACTCGTCCGCCGGCTGACCGGCCGGCGCGTCGATCCGGAGACGGGTGACATCTATCACGTAGAATTCGACATACCCGACGACGAGGCAGTCCGCGAGCGGCTCGAGCAGCGCGACGACGACACCGAAGACGTCGTCAAGGAGCGACTCCGCGTCTACGAGGAGAACACCGAACCGGTGATCGAGTTCTACCGCGAGCAGGGCGAACTCGTCGAGATCGACGGTGAGGCCTCACCCGACGAGGTTTTCGAGCGGCTGACTGAACTCCTCGAGTGA